GCGTTGCGTAACGCTGCCGCTCGACACGCTGCACCGCGCGCTGAGCGAGGTCGCGTGATTACGGGGCTGTTGCTCGCCGCGGGCGGGGCACGGCGATTCGGTTCGCAGAAGCTCGTCGCGCCGTACCGCGGCGCGACGGTGGTCGAGCATGCGGCGCGAATACTGCGCGGAGAGACGGACGATCTCATCGTCGTGGTCGGAAGCGAAGCCGATGCCGTGCGACGTGCGCTGCGCGAGATGAACGCGCACATCGTGGAGAATGAGCGTTGGGCGTTGGGACTGTCGACGTCCCTTCGGCGCGGCGTGGAGGCGGTGGCTGGCGACGTCGAGGCGATAATCGTCTCCGTCGGCGATCAGCCGCTGCTCGAACCGGCCGTCATACGAGGCGTGGCGGAACGTTGGCGCGCGACGGCCAAACCGATCGTGAGTGCCAGCTATCGCGGCGTGCGCGGACATCCGGTGCTCTTCGCGCGGTCGATGTTCGGTGCGCTCGCTGAATTGGAAGGTGATGCCGGGGCTCGGCTGCTGATCGAGCGAAGCGGCGATCGCGTCGCATATGTCGAGATCGATGCGCCGATGCCGTCGGACGTGGACACGCCCGACGATCTCGCCCGCTTGTCATCGCAGGCGCAGCGGTTCTAATCCCGAGCGAAGCCGCTTGTCATCCCGAGCGGAGCGAGGGATCTTCTGTCCAAGTCGGATTGGCTGGCCTCTCTACCGGGACGCCAGATTCCTCGCTTCGCTCGGAATGACAATGCGCATGAGCTCATACATAGCTGGTGCCGGCCTCGCACTGACCCCACTCGTTGCCGACGCGCAGCATCCCGGTACGATGGCGGGGCGTTCGCCGGTCTACGCACCAAACGGGATCGCGGCGACGAGCCAACCGTTGGCGACCACCGCGGCGATCCGTGTGCTGCAGAATGGCGGCAACGCCATCGACGCCGCGGTTACCGCCGCTGCCGTACTCGGCGTCGTCGAACCGATGATGACCGGTCCCGGGGGCGACATGTTCGCCATCGTGTGGAGCGCGAAGGAGAAGCATCTCGTCGCGATCAATGCAAGCGGCCGCGCGGGAACGTTGATGACGACGGACGAGTTCGCGCGGCGCAAGCAGACGCGCATTCCGCGTGGGCCCGAGACTGTTACGGTGCCCGGTGCCGTCGCGGGGTGGGACGCGCTGCTCAAGAAGTACGGCACCATCTCGCTGGCGCAGGCGTTGCAGCCGGCGATCGACTATGCCGAGAATGGGTTCATCGTCACGCCGGTGATCGCGAATGATTGGGCCGGCGCGAAAAACATTCTGTCGCGCGATGAGGGCGCGCGCGCGACGTTCCTGGTGAATGGCGAGACGCCGAAAGCGGGAGACTTCTTCCGCAATCCGGATCTCGCGGCGACGTATCGCGAGCTTGCGCGCGAAGGAACGTCGGCGTTCTACGGTGGCGCGTTGGGACAAAAAATTGTCTCCCGGCTGCAGCAACTCGGCGGATTCCTCACGCTCGACGATCTGAAGAAGAATCAGCCAACGTGGGTGACGCCGATTTCGACGCTGTTCAAGGGGTATCGCGTCTGGGAGCTTCCGCCGAATAACCAGGGCATCGCGACGCTGGAGATGCTGCGCATTCTCGACCCGTACGATCTCAAGGGCATGGGTCAGAACTCCGCGACGTATCTGCATCACCTCATCGAGGCGAAGAAGCTCGCGTACGCCGATCTCGCGCGCTACGTCGGCGACGCCGACCACCTCACGATTCCGCCGAGTCGCATGTTGTCGGATGAGTTCATCAAGGAGCGGCGCAGTCACATCGACGAGCACCACGCGCAAACGACCGTCGAGCCCGGACCGGAACGCACATCGAGTGAGACGATCTATCTCACCGTCGCCGACAAGGACGGCAACATGGTGTCGTTCATCAACAGCCTGTTCGATGAATTCGGATCAGGCGTCGTCGTGCCGGGCACCGGGTTCGCGCTGCACGACCGCGGCGCCGGATTCACGCTCGAGCCGGGACTTCCGAATACGGTCGCGCCCGGAAAGCGCCCGTTTCACACGCTCATTCCGGGATTCATCACACGGCCCGGCGCTACCTCCGCCGCGGACGGAACGGGCGACGAGCCATACATGAGCTTCGGACTGATGGGCGGCAGCATGCAGGCGCAGGGTCATGCGCAATTCATCATCAATCATCTCGTATTCGGCATGGACGTGCAGGCGGCGATGGACGCGCCGCGCTTCCGTCACGACACGGGGACGCGCGTCGAAGTCGAGTCGGTCATTCCCGACAGTGTGCTCGCGCAGTTGAGGGCGCTCGGCCACAACATCGTGGTGACCAAGCCCGATCGCTTCGGGGGAAGCCAGGCGATCATCAAGCTCAAGCGCGGCTATGTCGCGGGCTCGGATCCACGCAAGGACGGTCACGCCGCCGGATACTGACAGAGTTGTGGTCCGATGGCTGCACTAGGAAGGGATATGCAGCTGTCACGATTCGTTACACCGGCCTTTTCGGCACTCGCGCTCGCTCTCGTTACCGCGGTCGTCGCTTCGGCCCCGGCGCACGCTCAATCGCTGCGTGGATCGCGCGAGAGCGTTGACCTCATGTATTCCACCGCGCAGTCGGAAGGGCTCGAGTTCACGCGTACGACGGCGGACATTTACGAAGCCGCACGGGTCGGTGCGCTCAAGCTCATCGTGATGACCGATGATCTCGAGCTCGATCGCGCGACGTTTCCATTCGTCCTGCCGGCCACGAAGCGCTTCGCGGATTCCCTTGCGCACGAGTATCACACCGCATGCGGCGAGCGCATTGGCGTGACGAGCGGCGCGCGCCCGATCGACAAGCAGCCGCGCAACGCGTCGCCCAAGTCGGTCCATCCGACCGGCATGGCGGTTGATTTTCGGAAGCCGCGCAATCCGGTCTGCCTCAAGTGGCTGCGTACGAGCCTTGTTGGTCTCGAGTCGGCGCACATCATCGAAGCAACCGAAGAGCGGCATCCGGTTCACTTTCACGTTGCCGTGTTGCATCAGGATCGCGAGCCGCGCTTTCAGTTGGCCGCGCTGCCGGACAGCGGGCGCGTTCGCACGGCCGCCGGCGACGTTGCGTTGACTCACACGACGCACACGTCGCACACGTCGCGCCGCAAGACGCATCGAGCCGCACGCGCGCACGTGAACGTCGACGGATCGCCGTAGCGAAGCGTAGCGAAACGCCGTAGCGAAGCGCCGTAGCGAAGCGCCGTAGCGGACCGTCGGACTCGGCGGCATATTCTCCGCCGTGCCCACGACAACTTCCGCCGACCAGAATCCGGGCGCGGCCTACGCCGCGCCCGTTGTACAAGGCCACCGCGCCGCCGTCATCGCCAGTTTTCTGGGCTGGACGCTCGACGCCTTCGATTTCTTCCTCGTCACGTACACGCTGACCGCGATCGCCAAGGAATTCGGGCGACCGGACAAGGCCATCGCACTGTCGTTGACGCTGACGCTGGCATTTCGCCCCGTCGGTGCGCTCATCTTCGGCTTGATGGCCGACCGGTGGGGCCGAAAGCTCCCGCTGATGATCAACCTCGTCTTCTACGCCGCGGTCGAAGTCGCGACGGGGTTCGCGCCGAACTACGCGACGTTCATGATCCTGCGCGCCCTGTTCGGCATCGGCATGGGCGGCGAATGGGGTGTCGGCGCGTCGCTGGCGATGGAGAAAGCGCCGAAGCATCAGCGCGGTATTCTTTCCGGCTTGCTGCAAGAAGGCTACGCAACGGGCAACCTGCTTGCGGCCGTGTGTTTCTTCTTCGTGTTTCCGCACGTCGGCTGGCGGGCGATGTTCTTCATCGGCGGCATTCCGGCCTTGCTCGCCGTGTACGTGCGGTCGCAGGTCAAGGAATCGGAGGTCTGGGAGCGTACGCGCCATACGCACGCGACGTTCAACGCGTACATGCGTCAGATCGCGTCGCACTGGAAGCTGTTCCTGTACCTGTTCGTGTTCATGACGATGATGAACTTCATCTCGCACGGCACGCAGGACATGTATCCGACGTTCCTCAAGTCGGATTGGAAGTTCACGCCGCAGCGCGTCGCGGTGATCAGCATGATCGCCAATGTCGGCGCCATTACCGGCGGCATTCTGTTCGGCTACTTCTCCGATCGCATCGGCCGAAAGCGCGCGATCATCACCGCGCTGCTGCTCGCGATCTGCGTCATTCCGCTGTGGGCGCTCTCACCGACGATGGGCATGCTGATCGCCGGCGGCTTCGCGATGCAATTCATGGTGCAAGGCGCGTGGGGCGTCATTCCGGCGCACATCAACGAGATGGCGCCGGACTCGGTCCGCGGATTCCTCCCTGGCTTCGCGTATCAATGCGGATCCGCGGTCGCCGGAACGGTGGCGTACATCGAGGCCGTGTTCTCGGAGCGCATGTCCTACGCCCATGCCATGTCTTTCACTGCCGCGACGGTCTTCGCGCTCGGGGTCATCGCCTGCTGGTTCGGGCGGGAACGTCACGGGATCGAATTCGGCGCGTAGCGCGGTAAACGCGCCATGCGATCGCGACGTCTGATGGGTGTGCTCACTCGGACGCTCGTGATCGGGGGCGAGGACGACGGCGATCTGCCGTCGCTGCTCGAGGACGTGCGCGCGGGACGCCCGGCCGCATTGAATAGCCTGGTTGCACGCGTCCAACTGCGCGTGCGCATCTGGGCGACGCGCTTTGCCTCCGATGAGGACGCGGCCGAAGACATCGCGCAGGAAGTATTGATCGATCTGGAGCGGCGCCTTGGCCAATTCGAGGGCCGCAGCCGCTTCAGCACCTGGCTGTTCACCGTCACGCGCAACGTCGCGCTGTCGCAGCGGCGCCGCGAGCAGCGCCGAGCGGCGTTGCTCCAGAACCATGTCGGAGAGCCTGCGGCGTCGGCGCCGTCCGAGCCGAACACTGATGCAAAAACGCTCGTCTCGTTCGCTCTGCGTTACGTCGACGCGTTGCCGCGAAAGCAGCGTTTGATTTTCGAGTTGACCGACATTCGTGGTATGACGCCGGCCGATGTCGCGCGGGAGTTGAAGATGGAACAGGTCACGGTGCGCGCGCATCTCTTCAAGGCGCGCCGCGCGATTCGCGCCCAGCTGATCGCGAACCACGAACGCATGTTGACGGAGTATCGCTCATGACTTGCGACGAAGCCCGACGCGCCATGCTCACCGCCGACCCCGCCGAATTGCACGGCCGGGGAGGCGGCGCGCTCGCCGAGCATGTTGCGGCGTGCCCGGCGTGTCGCGCCCTTGCTCGAGCACTGGCGAACGATCTCGATGCGCTCGGCGCGGCCGTGTCGCGTCGCTGGTCGCACCGCGAGCACGTTGTTGTCACGCTGCTGCCGATCGCCGCACTCGTCGTCGGCGTGTTGACGTTCTCCGTGCATCGCGCGAGGTCTCGTGCCGTGTCTGCGCCGGCGCCGGCGGTCGCGGCTGTTCGCGCTCCCGGCCCGCAGACGGTTTCCGTAGACGTCGCGCGCGGGCAGCACGCCACGGTGTTCAAGACGAAAGACCCGACGGTCACGGTCGTGTGGCTGTCCAACGACGGTGGGTTATGAAAACGCTAATAACGCTCGCGCTGGCCGGGTTGTTCGTCGCTCCAATCGGCGCCGTTCATTCACAGTCCGGGCCGGACACCGTCGCCGTGCGAACGGTGCAGCTGCATCACCTGACCAACAGCGACGCGGTCGCGCTGCTCACGCCCTACATGCTGGGACGCGGCGGCGTGTACACGGCCGGCCAAGGCATTCACGCCGTCACGTTGCGCGGCTCGGCGAGAACGATCGCGGAAATGGAGAAGCTGCTCGCACAATACGATCGCTCGCCGACGACGGTGACGCTCAGCTTCCAGCTCGTTTCCGGCGACTACACCAATCGGCGCGATCCCGTGCTGGCCTCGCTGGACTCCGTGCTGCGGACGGTGCTGCGCTTCTCCGGCTATCATCTGATAAGCACCGCGTTGATCAACGCGTCGGAACGGTCCTCCACGACCCAGACGCTGAGCGCGGATGGACAGGATTACGAGCTCTCGACGACCGTCGAAGAAATCTCCGGCGAGGGCGCCGACGCCACGATTCATCTCAAGGTGTATTTGCAGGAGACGGCGCACGCCGGCATGACGCACAACATCATATTGAGCACCGGCGTGACCATCCCGATGGGTCACACGGTCGTCCTCGGAACGTCGGTTCAGACGGCTCGCGCGCAGGTGCCGCTCGGCTACAAGCCGCAACCGAACGGTGGCACCGTGGAGCAGCTTCCGCCCGCGAGCCAGTATGCGGCCGGAAGCGATCGCGCACTCATTCTCGTCGTGCGGCCGCAGCTCGCCGCCGCCAAGCGCGACTGATTATTCGGTGCGTAGCGCGATCATCGGATCGACTCGACTCGCGCGGCGCGCCGGGATGTAGCACGCGAGCATCGCCACGCCCGACAGCACGATGGTGACGGTGGCGAACGTGACGACGTCGGTCGATGCGACGCCGTACAGCTCACCGCGCAGCAGGCGCGCGGCCACGACCGACGCTAGCAGTCCGACCACGACCGCCGCGCCGACGAGCCGTATGCCCTCGCGTACTACCATCGCGGTTACCTGCGACGCGCTGGCGCCGAGCGCGACGCGTACGCCGACTTCGCGCGTACGCTGCGACATCGTGTAGCTCAACACGCCGTAGATGCCGATCGTCGCCACGAGCAACGCGACGACCGCGAAGAGACCGGTGAGCCACATCATCGTCTTCTTCGACGCGACGACGCCCTGGAGATCCTGCTCCATGTCGCGAAAGCGCCATACGGGTTGATCGCGGTCCACGCGCCAGATGGCTTCACGAACACTCTTCGCCATGGCGAGCGGGTTGCCGTTCGTTCGCACGACGAGGCTCGTGAAGACCTGCGGACGCTGGTCGTGCGGGACGTAGCCCTGAAGCAACTGCGTCTCGTTCAACGTGTAGTGCCGCGTGTCGCCGACCACTCCGACGACGGTCCGCCATTCTTCCGTGCCGGTCTTGATGCGCTTGCCGATCGGCGACTCGTGCGGCCACGTCGCTTCGGCGAACGCTTTATTGACCACGATGACGGGCAGCGATCCCGCGCGATCCGTCGTCTGCACGTCGCGTCCCAGACGCAGTGGAATGCGCATGGCCGCGAAATAGCCGGGACTGACGCTGTTCAGCTGCATTTGCGGCGCGTCGCCAGGATTTACCGGCGGCTTACCCTCGATCTCGACGGGATAACTCTCACCGTTTCCGCTGAATGGCGAGGCCCGAACGAGCGCCGCCGCTTCGACACCGGGGATCGCACGCAGCTCCTGCGCGAGACGATCGAACGCGACGACGATCTTGTCCGGCGAGTCGTACTTCACCGCCGGCAAACGGAGCTGCGCGGTCAGGAGATTCCGCGAATCGAACCCTGGATCGACGCGCTCGAGCGCGAGCAGCGACCGCGTCAGCAGTCCCGCCGACGAGAGCAGCGCCAGCGACAATGCCAGCTGCACGACCGCGAGCACATTGCGCGTCGTCGTGCTCGCTCCATCCGACCCGCGGCTTCGCAGCATGTCGTTGAGATTCGCGCGCGATGCCTGCCACGCGGGCGCCAGGCCGAACAGCAATCCCGTGAGGATCGACGTCGCGAGCGTGAATGACAGCACGCGCGCGTCGAATCGAATGTCCGATGCGTCGACCGGCAATTGCGGTCCGATGAGCGCGACGAGCGCTTTCGTGAGGACGACACCAAGCCCGATGCCGGCGACGCCACCGGCCAGCGCCAGCACGACATTTTCGGTGAGCAGCTGCTGCGCGATCCGGCCGCGCCCCGCACCGAGCGCGGCGCGCACCGACAACTCCCGACCGCGAGCCGCGCCGCGCGCCAACTGAAGATTCGCGACGTTCGCGCACGCGATCAGCAATACCGCGACGACCGCGGCGAGAATGATCAGCAATCGTCCACGAACGCCGCCGACCGTGACCTCCTCCAGGGAAACCACTTCGGCGCCGGTTCCCTCGTTCGTCGTGGGATACTCCTTCGCGAGCTGCTTCTCAATGGCACTGATGTCGCCGCGCGCCGCGTCCAGGGTGACGCCGGGCTTGAGCCGGCCCGCGACGAGAATGCCGCGCGTGCCACGATCGAGCCCGTGCGCGTTGGGATAATACCCGATCGGCACGCTCACATCCGGCGCCCCGAGCGGCATCTGCATATTTGGCGTCGTGACGCCGACGATCGTGAACGTCGTGCCGTTGAGCACGATCGGTTTGCCGAGGATCGCCGGATCGCCGCCGAACCGCGTTTGCCAGCATTCGTATGAGAGAACTGCAACAGGCGCCTTGGTCGCGACTTCGGTCTCCGCGTCGGTGAACAACCGGCCGCGAGACGTCTGCGCCCCGATGACACGAAGAAAGCTCGCGCTCACGAAGGAACCGATGAGCCGATCGGGCGCATCGCCGCCCGTGAGATTCACGCTCTGGCCACGGAACGCGCCGAGATCGGCGAAGGTGTGGTTGCGAGCACGCCAGTCGAGGTAATCGGCGTATACGACGCCTTGTCCACCCTGCGTGCCCTGTGTGCCCCACAGCACCGCAAGCCGGTCGGGATCGGGATAGGGAAGCGGCCGAATGAGCACCGCGTTCACGACCGAGAACACCGCGGTGTTGGCTCCGATGCCCAGGGCGAGAGTAAGCACCGCAACGAGCGTGAATGCCGGCCGCCGCCGGAGCGACCGTAGCGCGAATCGGAGATCGTGCGCGAGAATGTCCATGCTGTCCCTTGGGCGTTGCCGCGGTGTTGGAAGCGAAGCTGGAAGTGATGCTGGAAATTGTCGTGCGGGTTCGGGAGTGCGTGCCGACCATTCGCGAACGGCGCCCGTCGCGAGATCGACGATGAGTTCCACGCCTTCGCGTGCGAGCGCGCGAGTCCCACGACGGCGTGCCGTGTCGAGTCGTTCATGCGCGAAGGCGGCCATCTCGCCGCCGAAGCGCGCGCGAAAGTCGCGCGGAAAAATCAGCAGTAAAGCGCGATAGGCGCGCTCGAAAAAAGCTTGGCGCATCGCTACGCGGGCCGTGGATCGCGAAGCAGGTCACGCGAGCGGGCCAGGCGCACGACCGCGGCGAGCCGCTCGAGCTCGAGCTCCAGGACTCGGCGGCCGAACGGAGTCACGCGGTAGTATCGCCGCCGGTCGTCGTCATCGCCCGCGCGCTTCCGGTGCGGCGCTTCGTCGATGAGCGACGACGCGAGCATTCGTTGAATGGACCCGTACAGCGTGCCCGGACCCATCCGCATTTGCCCATTCGTGATCGCTTCCACTTCCTGCGCGATCGCGTAGCCGTGCCGTTCGCCCTCGGCCAGGATGAGCAGGATGTGCAGCACGACGGGTGTGAGCGGGAGCTGTGCGCTCGGATCGGGTCGCGATACCATGATGCCCACTATATCCGTGACGGATGTAGTGGGCAAGAGGGAAGTTGCCGGCGGGCCGCGCGGCGGGGTTGGCGGGCCTGCACCTCGAGTTAGAGGACGACTCGGAGTGCTCGATACCCGACCCTACCGCTCCTCGCACACGTTCGTCTCGCGACGCTCGAGGAACGTCACCGGCCGCACCGTCCGCGGCACCTTGATCACGTCCACCGGCGACACCACTTCATTCAAACAGCCGCAGCGCGATCCATGATGCCGCTCGCGAACGACCGCATAAATGCGCTTGTCCTTGTCGCGGAACACGGTGTCGACATTGATCTGATAGCCCATGCACGGCGCCTGGCCCATGCCGACGACCAGCAGCATCTCGCGCGAGAAGTCCACGTTCGGCAGCGGCGCCGGCGAGCTCGAGCCGACGATCCGCCTCCAGATCGCGTCCCAATCCGCCGTGTCGAGCACCGCAAGGCGCACCGACGACGGCAGCTGGCTTTTCGCATTCTTATATAGGTGATCGACCGCGTCGTAGGGCTCGAGCTGGATGTCGCGCGCATGAGCTTCCGTCGCGACCTCGCGAATCGGCGCCGCATTTCCCTGGGCGTCAGGCCGCAGCGACGGATGAGTCTGGTGGCATCCGTAGATAAATGCCGAGCTCGCAGCCAACACTACGGCCCCGAAAACCGTTTTCCGCATGGTATTCCCTCGTTGTGGAGCACACGTTCCCACAACCGAGTATCGGTCGCGCGGCATTCGGACTTTAACATTTGGTGGGCGACCGCCCACCGATGGACAGGCGCAGCGGACGCCAAGGGCCCTTGTGAACGCACGAGTTGGACAGGTAAGTGCCACAACCGTAGCTTCTTAGCTCCGGACAACGCCAGTTCCCACCCCGCATTCCCTTGCAGCACCGTCTCTGACGGGGAGCCTTCATGCATTACCCCCACCGGTCTCTGCGGCGCCTCCTGACCGCCGCGCCCATCGTTTTCCTCGCCGCGCACGCGCCGGCTGCCGGCGCCCAAGCCGCGCCGCACGGCACCAAGCAGTTGCAGACGGCCGACCTCAAGGCGTGGAAGAGCATTCGCCAGAGCGTGCTGTCGAACGACGGCAAGTGGTTCGCGTACGTGCTCGCCCCGAATGAGGGGAATGCCGAGGTGATCGTGAAGTCGACCGCCCCGGACGGGAAGGAGTTGAAGTTTCCGATCGGCGACGCCAGCGCGGCCGGTGGCGGTGGTCGTGGCGGTCCGGCGGCTGGCGGCGACGCCGGCGCGAACGCGTCGCTCGCGATCAGCGGCGACTCCAAGTGGGTGGCGTTCACCGTCTATCCCAACGCGACGACCGCGGGTGCGCAGAACGGTCGTGCGGGACGCGGTGGACGCGGCGGTGCGGCCCCAGGCGGCGCGCAGAATGGCGCGCCGGCAGCCAATCGCAACAAGGTCGAGCTGGTGAACCTCGCGACCGGCGCCAAGCAGGAGTTCGATGCGGTGCGCCGCTTCGCGTTCAACGGCGAGAAGCCGACGTGGATTGCGATGCAGAGCTATCCGGCGCAAGCCGAAGCGCCCGCGACCGGCGCAACCGGTGGGAATAACGCCGGGGCGACATCGCGGACCGCGGGCTCCGACCTCGTGCTCCACAATCTCGCGAATGGCGAAGCCGTGAACATCGGCAACGTCGCCGAATTCGCGTTCGATGAAGACGGCGAGTATCTCGCGTACACCATCGATGCGCGCGACGAGATCGGCAACGGCGTGCAGCTGCGCGACATGCGGACGGACGTCGTGAAGGCGATCGACTCCGACCGCGCGTTGTACCGCAGCCTCGCGTGGGCCGACACGAATCAGGCGCTGACCGTGCTGCGCGGCCGAGTGGATTCCACGGCGCGCGATACGATCTACTCGGTCGTCGCGTTCACCGACATCGCATC
Above is a window of Gemmatimonadaceae bacterium DNA encoding:
- a CDS encoding nucleotidyltransferase family protein, translated to MITGLLLAAGGARRFGSQKLVAPYRGATVVEHAARILRGETDDLIVVVGSEADAVRRALREMNAHIVENERWALGLSTSLRRGVEAVAGDVEAIIVSVGDQPLLEPAVIRGVAERWRATAKPIVSASYRGVRGHPVLFARSMFGALAELEGDAGARLLIERSGDRVAYVEIDAPMPSDVDTPDDLARLSSQAQRF
- the ggt gene encoding gamma-glutamyltransferase; the encoded protein is MSSYIAGAGLALTPLVADAQHPGTMAGRSPVYAPNGIAATSQPLATTAAIRVLQNGGNAIDAAVTAAAVLGVVEPMMTGPGGDMFAIVWSAKEKHLVAINASGRAGTLMTTDEFARRKQTRIPRGPETVTVPGAVAGWDALLKKYGTISLAQALQPAIDYAENGFIVTPVIANDWAGAKNILSRDEGARATFLVNGETPKAGDFFRNPDLAATYRELAREGTSAFYGGALGQKIVSRLQQLGGFLTLDDLKKNQPTWVTPISTLFKGYRVWELPPNNQGIATLEMLRILDPYDLKGMGQNSATYLHHLIEAKKLAYADLARYVGDADHLTIPPSRMLSDEFIKERRSHIDEHHAQTTVEPGPERTSSETIYLTVADKDGNMVSFINSLFDEFGSGVVVPGTGFALHDRGAGFTLEPGLPNTVAPGKRPFHTLIPGFITRPGATSAADGTGDEPYMSFGLMGGSMQAQGHAQFIINHLVFGMDVQAAMDAPRFRHDTGTRVEVESVIPDSVLAQLRALGHNIVVTKPDRFGGSQAIIKLKRGYVAGSDPRKDGHAAGY
- a CDS encoding DUF5715 family protein — protein: MQLSRFVTPAFSALALALVTAVVASAPAHAQSLRGSRESVDLMYSTAQSEGLEFTRTTADIYEAARVGALKLIVMTDDLELDRATFPFVLPATKRFADSLAHEYHTACGERIGVTSGARPIDKQPRNASPKSVHPTGMAVDFRKPRNPVCLKWLRTSLVGLESAHIIEATEERHPVHFHVAVLHQDREPRFQLAALPDSGRVRTAAGDVALTHTTHTSHTSRRKTHRAARAHVNVDGSP
- a CDS encoding MFS transporter, with translation MPTTTSADQNPGAAYAAPVVQGHRAAVIASFLGWTLDAFDFFLVTYTLTAIAKEFGRPDKAIALSLTLTLAFRPVGALIFGLMADRWGRKLPLMINLVFYAAVEVATGFAPNYATFMILRALFGIGMGGEWGVGASLAMEKAPKHQRGILSGLLQEGYATGNLLAAVCFFFVFPHVGWRAMFFIGGIPALLAVYVRSQVKESEVWERTRHTHATFNAYMRQIASHWKLFLYLFVFMTMMNFISHGTQDMYPTFLKSDWKFTPQRVAVISMIANVGAITGGILFGYFSDRIGRKRAIITALLLAICVIPLWALSPTMGMLIAGGFAMQFMVQGAWGVIPAHINEMAPDSVRGFLPGFAYQCGSAVAGTVAYIEAVFSERMSYAHAMSFTAATVFALGVIACWFGRERHGIEFGA
- a CDS encoding sigma-70 family RNA polymerase sigma factor; this encodes MRSRRLMGVLTRTLVIGGEDDGDLPSLLEDVRAGRPAALNSLVARVQLRVRIWATRFASDEDAAEDIAQEVLIDLERRLGQFEGRSRFSTWLFTVTRNVALSQRRREQRRAALLQNHVGEPAASAPSEPNTDAKTLVSFALRYVDALPRKQRLIFELTDIRGMTPADVARELKMEQVTVRAHLFKARRAIRAQLIANHERMLTEYRS
- a CDS encoding ABC transporter permease translates to MRQAFFERAYRALLLIFPRDFRARFGGEMAAFAHERLDTARRRGTRALAREGVELIVDLATGAVREWSARTPEPARQFPASLPASLPTPRQRPRDSMDILAHDLRFALRSLRRRPAFTLVAVLTLALGIGANTAVFSVVNAVLIRPLPYPDPDRLAVLWGTQGTQGGQGVVYADYLDWRARNHTFADLGAFRGQSVNLTGGDAPDRLIGSFVSASFLRVIGAQTSRGRLFTDAETEVATKAPVAVLSYECWQTRFGGDPAILGKPIVLNGTTFTIVGVTTPNMQMPLGAPDVSVPIGYYPNAHGLDRGTRGILVAGRLKPGVTLDAARGDISAIEKQLAKEYPTTNEGTGAEVVSLEEVTVGGVRGRLLIILAAVVAVLLIACANVANLQLARGAARGRELSVRAALGAGRGRIAQQLLTENVVLALAGGVAGIGLGVVLTKALVALIGPQLPVDASDIRFDARVLSFTLATSILTGLLFGLAPAWQASRANLNDMLRSRGSDGASTTTRNVLAVVQLALSLALLSSAGLLTRSLLALERVDPGFDSRNLLTAQLRLPAVKYDSPDKIVVAFDRLAQELRAIPGVEAAALVRASPFSGNGESYPVEIEGKPPVNPGDAPQMQLNSVSPGYFAAMRIPLRLGRDVQTTDRAGSLPVIVVNKAFAEATWPHESPIGKRIKTGTEEWRTVVGVVGDTRHYTLNETQLLQGYVPHDQRPQVFTSLVVRTNGNPLAMAKSVREAIWRVDRDQPVWRFRDMEQDLQGVVASKKTMMWLTGLFAVVALLVATIGIYGVLSYTMSQRTREVGVRVALGASASQVTAMVVREGIRLVGAAVVVGLLASVVAARLLRGELYGVASTDVVTFATVTIVLSGVAMLACYIPARRASRVDPMIALRTE
- a CDS encoding PadR family transcriptional regulator, which encodes MPTTSVTDIVGIMVSRPDPSAQLPLTPVVLHILLILAEGERHGYAIAQEVEAITNGQMRMGPGTLYGSIQRMLASSLIDEAPHRKRAGDDDDRRRYYRVTPFGRRVLELELERLAAVVRLARSRDLLRDPRPA